The genomic region CGCAGAAGATGGGCAACTGGAGTGGCCGTAGCGGCTGTTCTCGCCTCGGCGCTGACCGGCCCGGCCGTGCTCGCCGGGCCGGCTGCCGCGGACGACACCGCCCCGGCCGTCGCCACGCCTGAAGCGCGTGCGGCGCAGAAAGCGGCAGACGGCGGCGAGCCGGTCGAGGTGCTGTCACGGCGTACGGAGACCTCGCAGGTCTTCGCGAACCCGGACGGGACCTTCACGGAGGACCGCTACGCCGTCGCTCAATGGACCCGCAAGGACGGAAAGCTCGTCGACATCGACACCCGTCTGAGCCGCGCAGCCGACGGCTCCGTCCGGCCCCGGGCGACCACCGTCGGGCTGGAGTTCGGCGGCGGAGGCGGTGACACCCTGGCCACCATCCGCCGCGACGGGCGCGCCATGACGTTCAAGTGGCCCGCCCCACTGCCACGACCTCTCATCGAGGACGACACCGCGACCTACCCGGAAGTCCTGCCCGGAGTCGACCTCAAGCTGCGTGCCGACGCCTCGGGCTTCGCCCAACTCCTCGTCGTCAAGACCCCCGAGGCCGCCACCGACCCGGCGCTGCGCACCCTCGCGTACCGTGTGCGGGGCGACGGGGTCTCGGTCGATGCCGACGAGCACGGAAACCTGTCAGCGGTCGACCCGGCCGGGCAGACCCTCTTCACGGCCCCCACCCCGCGCATGTGGGACAGCAGTTCCTCCGCGGGCGCCGCCATCACCGCCCGCAGCGCCGCCGAGCCGGCCGGTCCGCCTCCGCCGGCCTCGGAGTTCGAACCCGCCCACGGGGCACGGCAGTCGGCGATGCCCGTCAAGCTCGACGGCGAGTCGCTGGAACTGACCCCGGACCAGGACCTGTTGACCGGTGAGGGGACCCGGTACCCGGTCTTCATCGACCCGTATGTCGACGGCTCGCGCTACTCGTGGACCATCGCGTACAAGAAGTACCCCAACAGCTCCTTCTTCAACGGGGCGGGCTGGGGCGGCTCCGGCAGCAAGACGACCGAGGCGCGGGCCGGGTACGAGAACGAGACCAACGGGCTCGCGCGCTCCTACTTCCGGATGAACACCAAGAACCTGTGGAGCACGGACAAGCAGGTGGTCAAGTCCACCTTCCGGATCAAGAACACCTGGTCCTGGTCGTGCACCAAAAAACCCGTGAACCTCTGGCGCACGGCGGTGATCGGAGCCTCGACCACCTGGAACAACCGTCCCACCCGGCGGGAGAAGATGGACGCCGTCACGGACGCCAAGGGCTGGGGCTCGGGCTGCCCGGCGGGCAACCTCGCCTTCGACGTGACCAAGGGCGCCAAGGACGCCGCCTCCAGCAAGTGGAACACCATCACCCTGGAGCTGTCCGCCGGCAGTGAGACCGACGTCTACGGCTGGAAGAAGTTCGACGCCAAGTCCGCCGCCATGTCGACGCAGTACAACACCCCGCCCAGCGCTCCCACCGGCCTGGACACCAGCCCCTCCACCAAGAACGACACGGCCTGCAACGTCAGCCCCTTCGGCCGGATCGGCAACACCGACGTCTACCTGAACGCCAAGGTCACCGACAAGGACGGCGGCACGGTCAAGGCCAGGTTCAACCTCTGGGCCACCGGGCACCACCCCAACGACGACCCCAAGGGCAAGATCCTCGTCGACCAGACCGTCTCGGTGACCTCGGGCACGGTCGCCCGTCTCAAGGTCCCGAAGGCCACTCTCATCGCCGGTGTCGGTACGGCGAACGGCAACTTCTCCTGGAAGGCCCAGGCGCTCGACGCGACCGCCTCGTCGGACTGGACCCCCACCAAGGGCGCTGCCGGTTGCCGCTTCGTCTTCGATCCCGACCGTCCCAGCACACCGCCCACCGTGACGTCCAAGCAGTTCCCCGACGGCTCCGACGGCGTCCCCACGACCACGGGCCACGTGCGCACCGAGGGGACGTTCACCCTCGGCAGCGGTGGCGTCAAGGACGTCGCCC from Streptomyces sp. NBC_01267 harbors:
- a CDS encoding FG-GAP-like repeat-containing protein encodes the protein MKRTDGRRRWATGVAVAAVLASALTGPAVLAGPAAADDTAPAVATPEARAAQKAADGGEPVEVLSRRTETSQVFANPDGTFTEDRYAVAQWTRKDGKLVDIDTRLSRAADGSVRPRATTVGLEFGGGGGDTLATIRRDGRAMTFKWPAPLPRPLIEDDTATYPEVLPGVDLKLRADASGFAQLLVVKTPEAATDPALRTLAYRVRGDGVSVDADEHGNLSAVDPAGQTLFTAPTPRMWDSSSSAGAAITARSAAEPAGPPPPASEFEPAHGARQSAMPVKLDGESLELTPDQDLLTGEGTRYPVFIDPYVDGSRYSWTIAYKKYPNSSFFNGAGWGGSGSKTTEARAGYENETNGLARSYFRMNTKNLWSTDKQVVKSTFRIKNTWSWSCTKKPVNLWRTAVIGASTTWNNRPTRREKMDAVTDAKGWGSGCPAGNLAFDVTKGAKDAASSKWNTITLELSAGSETDVYGWKKFDAKSAAMSTQYNTPPSAPTGLDTSPSTKNDTACNVSPFGRIGNTDVYLNAKVTDKDGGTVKARFNLWATGHHPNDDPKGKILVDQTVSVTSGTVARLKVPKATLIAGVGTANGNFSWKAQALDATASSDWTPTKGAAGCRFVFDPDRPSTPPTVTSKQFPDGSDGVPTTTGHVRTEGTFTLGSGGVKDVAQYRYWTDTDKTKRTLTPATTSASVTVKLTPTLAGGHHFYAESIDQAGNVSDPADYLFYVFGPERPDQPGDINGDGNPDLWAVDKDGLLHRFYGAGDGTASDGTATASNSTWKNVRITHRGDWTNDGYEDLIALRHDADTNSDRLWIHPNNGYGFACTACTEEAGGVRQELTLYDEANDHWQGADQILAIGDVDGPLDTDGDGEPDAPGHPDLLVKQGDLLWLYYGTDDNRLDLDREPVLIGDDNWANMDLFAPGDTDGDGHVDLGARDRTTGALYIYRGTGEDGDGLADQSQRLQAGSSFTTAANPLITSPGDADHSGFFDLWYTRVSGGAATLIGYRDPATDHKTKVEMKQDFTGYTTIS